Proteins encoded together in one Amblyomma americanum isolate KBUSLIRL-KWMA chromosome 1, ASM5285725v1, whole genome shotgun sequence window:
- the LOC144115924 gene encoding uncharacterized protein LOC144115924 — protein MPKDSSPTSAALPPTFVCAGALRQRDPAVFSGTGDHDVEDWLSSYERVSIHYKCDDARKLNNVIFYLTDFANLWYRNLEADITLWSAFKQNFAGVFGLPAVRKLRAEQRLRARAQLPGENFTSYIEDVVYLCRRVDSSMPERAKIDHILKGIDDNAFQMLLAKNPATVVDVLAQCQSYDELRKRHLLTRSPLSKSEPMGALTSDCDHSPLLPQIKEFIREEVARQLSLVNPSPDASSLLMPSLQRVIREQVAEALPTLPEVRSVPPLSYAEAAAHYNPSTPVAAPLTYAAVAAQPHPVAFSPSPPFLRPAPVPPAAPLHPPSSPHYNPWRTPDNRPICFSCGFPGHVARHCRRRMVAPPAFAPSAGLPQLLRAAPPPEAYASDQRPYRTRRSPSPRHRSLSPIRRRPTPAYEGN, from the coding sequence ATGCCCAAAGATTCCAGCCCCACTTCTGCCGCCCTGCCGCCGACCTTCGTCTGCGCTGGAGCGTTGCGACAGCGCGATCCTGCTGTATTCAGTGGAACCGGGGaccatgacgtcgaggactggttaaGCTCGTACGAGCGGGTAAGCATCCATTATAAATGTGACGATGCCCGCAAACTGAACAACGTCATCTTCTATCTTACGGACTttgcgaatctgtggtaccgCAACCTCGAGGCTGACATCACATTATGGTCCGCCTTCAAGCAGAATTTCGCCGGCGTCTTCGGCCTGCCCGCGGTGCGCAAGTtgcgcgccgagcaacgcctacgtgctcgggctcagctgcctggtgaaaatttcaccagctacattgaggaTGTGGTTTACCTGTGTAGGCGTGTGGATTCTTCGATGCCGGAGCGCGCCAAGATCGATCACATCCTGAAGGGCATCGACGACAACGCGTTTCAGATGCTTCTGGCCAAAAATCCAGCAACCGTCGTCGACGTCCTTGCCCAATGCCAAAGctacgacgaactacgcaagcgccATCTTCTCACTCGCTCTCCACTCTCGAAGTCGGAGCCTATGGGGGCTTTGACGTCTGACTGCGACCACTCGCCACTGTTGCCCCAGATAAAGGAGTTTATTCGCGAAGAAGTTGctcgtcagctctctctcgtcaaCCCGAGTCCTGACGCTTCCTCTCTTCTTATGCCTTCGCTTCAGCGCGTCATCCGAGAACAAGTCGCCGAGGCTCTTCCTACCCTGCCTGAAGTTCGTTCCGTCCCTCCTTTGTCGTACGCTGAAGCCGCGGCCCATTATAACCCCTCCACTCCTGTGGCGGCGCCCTTGACGTACGCCGCCGTGGCTGCGCAGCCTCACCCTGTGGCGTTTTCACCCAGTCCGCCTTTCCTGCGTCCGGCACCGGTCCCACCAGCGGCACCGCTTCATCCTCCCTCTTCGCCacattacaacccttggcgcacaccgGACAATCGGCCTATATGCTTTTCGTGCGGTTTCCCCGGCCACGTGGCCCGCCACTGTCGTCGCCGCATGGTCGCTCCTCCAGCGTTTGCGCCTTCTGCCGGCTTACCCCAGCTGCTTCGGGCTGCTCCACCTCCGGAAGCGTACGCCAGCGACCAGCGTCCGTATAGGACCCGTCGATCCCCGTCCCCACGTCACCGTTCACTGTCACCTATACGCCGTCGCCCTACGCCCGCTTACGAGGGAAACTAA